From Treponema sp. OMZ 787:
ATTATAATAAGGCTGCTTAACATTCCTCCAAGAGAATTTTCCACAACAAGATCCTTAAGAGGGGTTGTTATAATTTTGGAAATATTATATTTTAAAAATATTTTTGAAATTTTATTGTCATTTGGAATTGTAAAAAGAACTGTTCCTAAAACTCCAAATATAAAAAATACACCTATTACTATAGTATAGATAATTTCCTTTTTGTTAAAAGTTGTAAGTGAACATGCGATGCTTCCTGTCACGAGTGAAAAACTTAAAGCGTATATAAAAAGCAGAACAGGATTTCCCATAAAAGAAACTTTTAACAATCTAAAAGTTAAAATATAAATTACGATGGCAATAAAAGCTTTTAGTGCCGTGCTTATTATTTGAGCATTAAAGATATAGGTCGAACTTTTAGGTATCGAATTAATACGCAGGGTAAGGCCTACATGCTTTTTCTTATATGCCAAGGTAATAGGCTCCATAACAAACATAAAGAATAACAATATACTTATGGCTATTGCATAGGCTTCATAGCTTGACATACTTTGCAGGGCTGGGTGCATAGTAATTTTTCCTATAGATTTTGAGCTTTCTTTTTGAATATTAAGATATTGCTTCATAAGATCTTCAGGCTGCGAAGATGCCGAAATAGCCTTGGTTATTTTATGATTCCCGTTGATGGAACTGCTTATGTTTTTAATTATATTTGATAAAACCATAATTGCTGCAGAAGACTTTTCTTTTCCGATAATTAAAATATCAAAGTTTTTGTTTTCTTCTACAGAATTTTGATAGCCTTTAGGAATCTTAATTGTGTATTTTGCACTTTGTTCGTCTTCAATTTTTATAAAGTTTTTTAAGATATCCGAATTTAAAATACCGGTCAGCTGTTCCGATAATGCGGACTTATCTTCATCATCTAAAAAAACTGAAATAGCTCGTTCGTTAGTCTCGGCCTTAAAATTATCTTTTTGCAAAAAACCGTTGTAGCCGACAAAAAGTATAGGCAAACAAAGGTAAACCAAAAAAAAGGTAATGAAGTTATCTTTTATCGCTATAAGTGTAATTTTTAAAAATGCTTTCATCTTTTCTCCTCAATTTATTCGCGCAATTTTTTTCCGGTAAGCTGTAAGAAAACCTCGCCTAAATTAAGCTCATTTATTTGTAAGGCTTTGATTACGGCTCCTGATGTTTGTAAAATCCTTATGACCTCATCAAGATTGACCTTTTCTCTTTCATATAGGATATTTAGCTTTTCTCCTGTCTGCTCTACATTTAAGGCTCCGTCAAGAATGCGGATTTTTTCTATCAGCTCTTCATTTATATTTTCTGCCCTTATTTCGAGGGTTACGGTGCCGTTGGCCTTTTCCTTTACGGAATTAAGGGAGCCGTAGGCAATCTCTCTGCCCTCATCGATTACAAAGATATTTTTGCAAAGCTCTTCAACCTCTTCCATGTAATGCGAAGTGTAAAGAATTGTAGTCTTGTCTTGTGAATTTATTTTGTGCAAGTACTCGAAGATATTATTTCTGGATTGAGGATCAATACCTACCGTAGGCTCATCCAAGATTAAAAGACGGGGCTTATGCATGATTGCCGCTGCAAGGTTTAATCTTCTTTTCATTCCTCCGGAAAATTTTTTCACCTTTTCTTTTTTCTTTTCTGTTAAGCCGACTACTTCCAAGACCTCGTTTACAGCTTCTTTTAGCATTTTTCCTGAAAGGCCGTAAAGGCTTGCAAAAAAATTGAGGTTGTCGATTGCCGATATATCCTCCGATAAGGCAAGTTCCTGTGGTACGAGGCCGATAAGTTTCTTTGCCTCTATCGGATTTTTTTTGATATTATGTCCGCCTATAAGGACTTCTCCGTTTAGCGGATCCAAGATTCCCGTTATGATATTTATCAGGGTCGATTTTCCGGCTCCGTTAGGGCCTATAAGGCCGAACATATCTCCTTCTTCAATATCGAAGGAAACATTTGAAAGAACTTGTTTTTTTCCGTATTTTTTTGTTATATCTTTCACTTCCAATATTTTCATAAATTGCTCCTTTCTGTAATGATTGTCTTTATTTTAATTTATTTCGGTTAAAATAAAAGTGCCGAAAGTCATTTTTAATATAGAAAATAGTAATTGGCATTATAAAAAATCTATCTTAGGCCCTTGTCTAAAGGGCTTTTTTTTGCGAGAATGAGAAGTAATGAATTTTTATGATGAAATAAGAAGCCGGTACGGGAACATAAAACGAGCCCGCGGATTTTACCTTTATACCGAAAAAAATATAAGACTTTTAGATATGTACTTGGATGGAGGAATGTCGATTTTGGGCCGAAGAGAAAACCAGGCTCCATTGGTTTTTAAACAAAGCATAGATAAGGGTTTAAACGCTTTCTTGCCTTCTTCGGGGGATTATCGTCTTAAAAAGGCCTTGAATTCTCTTTTTCCCGAGCACCCTTATTTTTACCTTCTTTCGGAATGGAACTCCGCTCTTTCATTTTTGGAAATGAGAGATAATACAACCGTTTCCGAATCTTCAATTGGCGAAAATATTTGGAAGCCTTTTTTGCCCTCATCGGAAAATTTAAAATCAGCCAAGGCTTTTCTTGTTAATCCGCCTTTTTGTACCTCAATAAAAATTGCGGTTTCTAAAGAACTTTTTCCTATCGAGTCTTGTGAAATTTCTGCGGCCGAAAAAGAAACTTTAGCTAAGGCTTTTTTTGATTTGATAAGAATTATTAAGCTGAGAGAACAAGAAAAAAATCTTTCGGATGAAGAATTGATAACTTCCGCTTGCGGCAAAAAGAAAAAAGAACAGCTTGTAAAAAACATAAAATCTTATAGGAGGGTAGCGGAGCTTTGTTCCGATTTTTGGAATATGGAAGGTCCTTATCTTTTTTCAAAATTGAGTGAAGAAAAATATGAGGCTTTTTTTAAGTCGGCCTTAGATTCTCATATTCTTTTGTCTCCTTATTTTACTATTCCGTCGATATTGCCGAAAATAAGGGTATACACCGAGCTTGAAAATTTTCTTAAAGCTCAAACACAAAATAAAGGATTAAATAATGAATGATTTAGTTAAGTTTTTATCGCAAGGTTATCCCATCTTATTATTTACAAAGCTCTTTTTGGGGGCTGTTGCCGTTTTTTTCGGAATTATAGTTTGGAGCAAAACTAAGAAGGTTTCTATGATTCTTTTTGTGCTTGGTGTGTTTTTGTTGTATATTTCGATTTTAACCGATACTCTTACATATTTCGGATTTATAAATACAAAATTTTTTACTATCGGACATCTTCCGGTGCTTTCTTTGATTTTTGAAAGTGTCCCGATAGTTTTTTTTATTGCAAGTTTTTGCGTATTTTTAAGAGAAAGAATTTTTTAATTCCTATTCGGTTTTTTAATTTTAGTTCTTACAAGCTTTTACAATATAGATAGGATTTTCCCCCTTAAAAAGTCCTGATTTTCCCATAGCGGCTGTTTGAATAAGATGGGTTTCAATTTCGGTATATCCGTATTTCGGGAGGAGCTCTAAAAATTCGTTTAAATTTTTTATAAGAATAAAATTTGCACAGATTATTCCGCCTTTTTTTAGATGACCTTCCAAATAGGCAAAAATATTTTTTAACTCGCCCCCGCTTCCGCCTATAAAACACTTATCAAAGATGGCATCGCTTGCGTAATTTACAAGAGCCTCAGGAGCCTTGCCTGAAATCAAATTTATTTTAACCCCGAATTTTTTTGCGTTTTCCAATATCAGTGAGCAGGCCTCTTCGTTTAATTCGACCGTTGAAACTTCTGCTCCCTGCAAGGCTGCTTCAACCGACACAGACCCCGTTCCTCCGCCTATATCCAAAAATCTGTCTCCCTTTTCTATTTGGAGATGGGCGAGAGAAAGGTTTCTGATATTGAATTTGGTCATCGGCACCTCGCCTCTGATAAATTCGGAATCTTTAATGTTTTTCATTTTGAACCAATACAGTATTTAAAAAAGATTTTACTATAATTTTGTCGCCTATATTATATTCTTCAATCGCTTCATCAGGATATGAAAGATTGTAGCCTACAAAGAGGCGGCCGATAAAGCCTTCTTTTTTTAATCTAGCCGATATGGTGTCCGGATTATTTGCCTTGTCCGTAAGAATAAAAAAGCTTTCCTTATTATGCATTTCCGTAAAATCTGCTTCTCTTCCGTGAAAGGAATAAAATATAAGATTTTGCCATTGCTTTTGAAGTTTGCACATGAGGTATTGCATTGAAGAAATACCCGTTATAACCTTTTCTATTTTTATGTTCTTCTTTTTTACGAATTCCGTAATACCGAAAAAACATGGATCACCTGAAGCAAGGACTAAAATTTTTTTTGTATCTATCGGAAGATCAAGAATGTCCGAAATAGTTTTTAAATGTTTTACATCATTCCTTATCGGCTGAATATCGGAAGCTATGCGTTCAAAGCCTGCAACTATATCTGCGTCCTTGATTGCACGCACAGCTTCTTGGGTTAAAAGCTCTATATTTCCCGGACCTGCTCCGGCAATAATTAAGGACATTTTATTTTGATCCTACGGCTTTTAAGGCTGTTTCAAAAAGTTTTTCAAAGCCGGCCTTATTTAATCTGCCGGTGTGGAGCGTTCCAGGTATGGGCCTACCGTTTTTGTCTACAATGAAGCTTGTAGGTACTCCTGCAATTTGCTGATAAATGGGAAGAAAGTTATCGACAGTTACGAGGGCCTGAAAAGAACAGCCGGCCTCTTTCCACAATTCTTTGGCAAAGGCCAAAGTTTCTTGGTCTCCTTCCTGGAGGTCGGCTGTAAGGGCAATTACATTTACCTTTTTACCTGAATAAGCTTTGTATGCAGCTTCCAAGTCCGGTAATTCCGCCCTGCATGGGCCGCAAAATGTTCCCCAAATATTGATTAAGGTAACATCATATTTTTCGAAAATTTCATTAGTAACAGTTTTTCCGTCAAGGTCCTTTGTCGAAAACATAAGCCTGTTTTTGTCATCATCTGAATTTTTTGACTCCGACTGACTTGTAATTGCAGATGTCTTTGCTTCTTCATTACCTTTTGCTTCTGCTTTCGAGCAAGATATAAAAAATACGCTTGCAAATATTGCTATTAACACATAAAAATGTAATTTTTTCATTTGTAAACTCCTATAAAGTAATTTTTAAGTTCTTATCCGAAAATATACTTAGACTTTATGGAATAATCAAGGGATTTAAGAAAATTTGTCATGTAAATATTAAGACTTGAATTAGAGTTTTTCAATTTCTTCACGGCTTAAGCCTGTAGCCTTTATAATATTTTCAATGGATAAGCCTATATCAATCAAGTTTTTTGCTGTTTCAAGTTTATTTTGGTAAGCCCCATCGGCAAAACCTTTAGCTAATCCTTTTTTCATTCCCTCTTTCATTCCCTCTTTCATTCCCTCTTTCATTCCTTCTTGTCTACCGTAGTGGTGTGCATCCATTTCAAAGCCTGAGATAAATCTGTATTCACTTCTTGCTTGTTCGTTGCTTTTTAGTGTTTCTATCATTTTTTCTATCCTCCCTGTAAACTCTGTTGTAACCTTACCGGTTTTTACATATTCCAAAAATCCGCTTAAATTTTTATCCTTTGCTTTTGAAAAGGCATTTGCATTGATTATAATCTTTTTTGCTCCGTCATTTAAGAGTATTTGCCTATCTTCAATGCATATATTTTCAAAGGAATAAAGGGGCATATCTTTCCCGACCGAATCAAAAAGGCAAAGAAAGATTATATAACTGTCATTTAGGCTGCTATAATGTTCTCCCTTATCTAAAAATAAAATGTCTATTGCTGCCTGATAGTAACGCATACGCTTAGGAAGATTATGCTCATTTACAGCCTGCATCTCAATATCGTAAGATTTGCCTGTTTCATCTTTTACTAGAATATCAAGCCTTATTGACTTAGCTCCCGCACCCGTGGTTATTGCATTTTGAGACGAAAGATATGAGATTTTTCCGATTTTATCGGCTAGAGTCATTTCAAGGAAGGTTTTACATGTCTCTTCATCCTGCATGATCTTACAAAACATAAAATCATCCGAAATGGTCAACTCATCAAAACTTTTCCTCATATATACCTCCTCACTGTTTATTATAGCACACTATAGACTGCTTTTCAATCTTGTATCATCAAGAAAACTAGCAGCGACTGTTATACAAAACTATTTTTCGGCTCTATTTTCAGTGTGATCCTTTTCCGTAAAAAGGAAGCTGTGTTCGATTGCTTTTACAGGACATGCCTTGATACATTCTCCGCATCTTATACATTCCGGGCTATTGGGAGTCTTATATGCCGGAATATCAAGCTTACAGGTTCTTTCGCATTTTTTGCATTTTATACACTTGTTATTGATTTTTAGGCGGTAAAGGCTTATGGGATTGAAGATGCCTAAAAGGGCTCCGAGTGGGCATACATAGCGGCAAAAGGGTCTGTAAAAAATTATTGAAAGCATTGCTATTATTATTGTGATAGTTAGTTTAAGTCCGAATAAGGCTCCTAAGGAGGAGGTAAGGGCTTGGTTTACCGATATGAGCGGAATGGCTCCAAAGACAATTCCAGATGGACAAATATATTTACAAAAGTAGGGATC
This genomic window contains:
- a CDS encoding ABC transporter permease, whose product is MKAFLKITLIAIKDNFITFFLVYLCLPILFVGYNGFLQKDNFKAETNERAISVFLDDEDKSALSEQLTGILNSDILKNFIKIEDEQSAKYTIKIPKGYQNSVEENKNFDILIIGKEKSSAAIMVLSNIIKNISSSINGNHKITKAISASSQPEDLMKQYLNIQKESSKSIGKITMHPALQSMSSYEAYAIAISILLFFMFVMEPITLAYKKKHVGLTLRINSIPKSSTYIFNAQIISTALKAFIAIVIYILTFRLLKVSFMGNPVLLFIYALSFSLVTGSIACSLTTFNKKEIIYTIVIGVFFIFGVLGTVLFTIPNDNKISKIFLKYNISKIITTPLKDLVVENSLGGMLSSLIIMLALGAAFYILGLLMVNFRKTEI
- a CDS encoding ABC transporter ATP-binding protein produces the protein MKILEVKDITKKYGKKQVLSNVSFDIEEGDMFGLIGPNGAGKSTLINIITGILDPLNGEVLIGGHNIKKNPIEAKKLIGLVPQELALSEDISAIDNLNFFASLYGLSGKMLKEAVNEVLEVVGLTEKKKEKVKKFSGGMKRRLNLAAAIMHKPRLLILDEPTVGIDPQSRNNIFEYLHKINSQDKTTILYTSHYMEEVEELCKNIFVIDEGREIAYGSLNSVKEKANGTVTLEIRAENINEELIEKIRILDGALNVEQTGEKLNILYEREKVNLDEVIRILQTSGAVIKALQINELNLGEVFLQLTGKKLRE
- the cbiT gene encoding precorrin-6Y C5,15-methyltransferase (decarboxylating) subunit CbiT; the encoded protein is MKNIKDSEFIRGEVPMTKFNIRNLSLAHLQIEKGDRFLDIGGGTGSVSVEAALQGAEVSTVELNEEACSLILENAKKFGVKINLISGKAPEALVNYASDAIFDKCFIGGSGGELKNIFAYLEGHLKKGGIICANFILIKNLNEFLELLPKYGYTEIETHLIQTAAMGKSGLFKGENPIYIVKACKN
- the cbiE gene encoding precorrin-6y C5,15-methyltransferase (decarboxylating) subunit CbiE, producing MSLIIAGAGPGNIELLTQEAVRAIKDADIVAGFERIASDIQPIRNDVKHLKTISDILDLPIDTKKILVLASGDPCFFGITEFVKKKNIKIEKVITGISSMQYLMCKLQKQWQNLIFYSFHGREADFTEMHNKESFFILTDKANNPDTISARLKKEGFIGRLFVGYNLSYPDEAIEEYNIGDKIIVKSFLNTVLVQNEKH
- a CDS encoding TlpA disulfide reductase family protein, with translation MKKLHFYVLIAIFASVFFISCSKAEAKGNEEAKTSAITSQSESKNSDDDKNRLMFSTKDLDGKTVTNEIFEKYDVTLINIWGTFCGPCRAELPDLEAAYKAYSGKKVNVIALTADLQEGDQETLAFAKELWKEAGCSFQALVTVDNFLPIYQQIAGVPTSFIVDKNGRPIPGTLHTGRLNKAGFEKLFETALKAVGSK
- a CDS encoding Rpn family recombination-promoting nuclease/putative transposase, whose amino-acid sequence is MRKSFDELTISDDFMFCKIMQDEETCKTFLEMTLADKIGKISYLSSQNAITTGAGAKSIRLDILVKDETGKSYDIEMQAVNEHNLPKRMRYYQAAIDILFLDKGEHYSSLNDSYIIFLCLFDSVGKDMPLYSFENICIEDRQILLNDGAKKIIINANAFSKAKDKNLSGFLEYVKTGKVTTEFTGRIEKMIETLKSNEQARSEYRFISGFEMDAHHYGRQEGMKEGMKEGMKEGMKKGLAKGFADGAYQNKLETAKNLIDIGLSIENIIKATGLSREEIEKL
- a CDS encoding 4Fe-4S binding protein, whose protein sequence is MMALNGNLTGFLKGQIYKGPMKKVCMPVLNCYSCPGALFGCPIGSIQATIGSRNFNFAFYVVGLTALFAIAAGRLFCGYLCPFGLLQDLLDKIPLKKFKVPQKINRVLKYLKYFILAFFVFVLPFALQDKYGLSDPYFCKYICPSGIVFGAIPLISVNQALTSSLGALFGLKLTITIIIAMLSIIFYRPFCRYVCPLGALLGIFNPISLYRLKINNKCIKCKKCERTCKLDIPAYKTPNSPECIRCGECIKACPVKAIEHSFLFTEKDHTENRAEK